In Kineococcus mangrovi, the sequence ACGACGTGACGATCGCGGCGTTGACCGCCGACCACAGCGGCGACGCGCTGGACGCCGACGTGCCCGGGCGCCTCGTCGAGTACCTCGTCGACGGCCGCCACAGCGAGAACCTCCTCCTCGAGGAGGTCACGACGTGCAACCCCTTCACCTACTCGATCGCGATCGTGGGCTCGAGCCGCTTCAGCGTGCGTGGTTGCCGAACCTCCGTGTCGACGTCGGGTCGCTACACCCAGCTGGACGGCATCCACGTGCTGGGATCGCGCTACGGCGAGGTGATCGGGAACGACGTGGACCAAGGTGGCGGCGACGACGGCGACGACGGCCTGGTCGCGCACACGATCACTCAGCCGTGCCACGACGTCGTCTTCCGCGACAACCGGGTGCGCGGCGGCCGACACGGTTCGGCGATGCAACTCGCGGTGGGCGGTGCGACGCTGCACGACGTGGTCGTCCGCAACAACTTCTTCTACGACTCCCCCCGCGGCCTGCGCTCAGGGCAGTGGTCAGCCGGCGGGATGCTTCGGCGGGTCATCGTGGGTGGCGACGCGGCCGGTGGGAACGCCTTCTGGAACAACGGTGGTGCGGCGGTGGACTTCGCGGAGGTCCCCACCGAGGACGTCGTCGTGAGCCACAACACGTCCGTCGCGAGCGGGGAGTTCCTGGGTCGGACGGGGACACTGCTGAGAGCGAACTCCGTCGCCGGGGTGTAGCACCGACCCTGCTTCGAGCCCCGCTCGGCCGGGAGAGACGATTGACGGGTGCTGGAGCGCTGCAGTGATCGTTCTGATCACCACCAGTCGAATCTCTGTCCTGTTCGATCACTCTCCGTCGCCATGATCGACAGTCGGCAGCACTTTCGGCTCAAGCGGACCCCCCGATCGGCCGATCGGCAGTGTGCAAGCCCCCCATTGCACTCAACGATCGGGTCTTCCCTTGTTCAAGCGCACCCTGTCCCCCTCCCTCCACGTCCTGCTCGCCGGTGGCCTGCTGGTCGCGGCCGCGGTCGGTACGGCCGGCTCGGCGAACGCCGCCACGTCGACGACCGCGGACTGCCGGCTCAGCGGCGCCACGGGCGCCACGAAGACCACCCCCTTCACCCCCACGGGGATCACCGCCGACGACGGGCGTGACGACACGGCGGGCCTGCAGTCCGCCATCGACCGCGCCGGCGCCGCTGGCGGCGGGGTCGTGAAGATCCCCCGCGGGACGTTCACCCTCAACGGCCACCTGGTGCTGCGCACCGGCGTGAAGCTGCAGGGCAGAGGTTCTGCCACCGTCCTCAAGGCCGGTCCCGGTTTCCTCAGCCACACCGGACCCCGCGGTGGTTATCCCGTCATCACCACCAACGGCGCGCGCGACGTCACCGTCACCAACCTCGTCGCCGACCAGAGCGGTGACGTGCTCAACGGGAACGTCGACGGTCGCCTCAGCGAGTACCTCGTCGACGTCCGCGGTTCGGTCAACGCCGTCGTGGACGGGGTGCGGACCCGCAACCCGTTCACGTACTCGATCGTGGCCGCCGACAGCAAGAACTTCTGCATCACCCGCAGCACCACCCGCAGCGCGACGAACGGCAGGTACGACCAGCTCGACGGGATCCACGTGCTGAACTCCTCCTTCGGTGACGTCACCGGCAACGACGTCGACCAGCGCCGGGGAACCGACGGCGATGACGGCCTCGTCGCTCACACG encodes:
- a CDS encoding right-handed parallel beta-helix repeat-containing protein; this translates as MQAAIEVAHAGGGGVVRLSRGTYLTEAPIRLRSGVALRGDGSGTVLKAGPDFLSRTGPHGGHPLLTTEGADDVTIAALTADHSGDALDADVPGRLVEYLVDGRHSENLLLEEVTTCNPFTYSIAIVGSSRFSVRGCRTSVSTSGRYTQLDGIHVLGSRYGEVIGNDVDQGGGDDGDDGLVAHTITQPCHDVVFRDNRVRGGRHGSAMQLAVGGATLHDVVVRNNFFYDSPRGLRSGQWSAGGMLRRVIVGGDAAGGNAFWNNGGAAVDFAEVPTEDVVVSHNTSVASGEFLGRTGTLLRANSVAGV
- a CDS encoding glycosyl hydrolase family 28-related protein, which translates into the protein MFKRTLSPSLHVLLAGGLLVAAAVGTAGSANAATSTTADCRLSGATGATKTTPFTPTGITADDGRDDTAGLQSAIDRAGAAGGGVVKIPRGTFTLNGHLVLRTGVKLQGRGSATVLKAGPGFLSHTGPRGGYPVITTNGARDVTVTNLVADQSGDVLNGNVDGRLSEYLVDVRGSVNAVVDGVRTRNPFTYSIVAADSKNFCITRSTTRSATNGRYDQLDGIHVLNSSFGDVTGNDVDQRRGTDGDDGLVAHTMNGSVHDVRYVGNRVRGGNHGSAMQLAYTSSNDRIYNLTIQRNEFWGSPLSLRTGIYGTSGSASNIIVGGAPGQGNDFHDNGGNAIDFAGNLSSIKVTHNRLCRSGSVRVGAGSGNQTFSNTGC